TAGTAGTCTTTTTTTATAACAATTGTTCAGTGTAATATGGCTAAAAATTATAGAATGAGAATATAATGAAAATCATCAatgaaaataatacaaataaaaaaaaaacttcctgATGTTTTCCACAGGGAAAAAGTGCTTAATTGAgaagaaaatattttacaatgcAACCCTACAAATTCATAACAGGTTTCCAGAGATTAACCCACAAAGACGAATGCAAACTTCTAAAATTCTCTACGCTAATTTACCCATAAGCGttttgtacaaaataaaaatgtacaaatcCTCTACTAATAAAGAAATTAGTAAAATTACTAgtagaacattttttttaaaattatactttaaatgctAGGCCACTGTTAAAAtcattgataaatctcaaagcaactgacaaaaaaaactaaaaaatgtctatgaattataataatatacactGCCGGTATCTTACAAAAGATTCTATTAAaatatgctgttcttttgaactttctattcatcaaagaatcctaaaaaagttttacacaactgttttcaacattaataataatcataaatgtttcttgaacattaaatcatcatattagatatGATTTTtgtaggatcatgtgactgaagacttcaactttgatcacaggaataaattacattttaaaatatattcaaatagaaaagttcACATTTTAACACTAGTTCACaaattcacaatattactgttttttgtgttgtattttgaataaaataaatgcagccttcttgagcataagaaacttcctctaaaaacatttacattttaaaaacataaaatgtatCTAATTTAATCTTACTGATCAAAAACTAATATCATATAAAGTAAACTGTAGTACAGATTAAGGTAGTATTTATTATAATGAATTTAacttatgtaataataataataagggtggtataataataataataatattggggTGGTTATGCTTAATTGTTCTgaaaataatgttacaaaaaatgggcaaaatattatttatttatttatgttcttATTTTGGGGCAAAATTGTATTTCTTTATAAGATTTACCAAGGTCCTAACCTCAAaagaaaaatcatttaaaaatagaCAGCATAGATATGCTTCAAATAAATCCAATCTCTCATCTCCATAAAAAAGTTTATTGCATATGAACCACACTGCTCTTCTGTCAAAGTTCACCTCTGAGTCGGGTGTGCAGGTCCTCCTGGTCGATTTTGCCCGTCTGCTGGAACCAGTGGTGGTGGGCAAGCAGGGCCAGATTACGGGCGGAAATAGCGCTCATCTCCATGGCACTGGCAGCCCACTCCACGGCGTTGAGGTAGTAGAGGCGCTCGTGGAGGATGAAGGGAGGCGTCCTGCGGTGCGGTGGGCTGTAGGAGGGGTACGCGAGCCAGCGCTTCTCCGACACAGAGTCCCAGGAGAGGAAGATTTGCTGCAGATGCTTCTGAGAAAGAGGCTCGGAGGAGAAGATCTTCCACACTTTGCTTTGGCTGGCGGGGCTGCGGCTGTAGCCCTTGGGAATCTTCACCGGGTCCAAAGAGCTCAGGCTCTTAATGTCGGAGGCTTTGTTATCCAGCGTGAGGACATCGGAAAAGAAGAAGTTTTCCGGCTTGTCTTTGGTGCCCAGAAAGGACACATTGAGCAGACCGTGGACCAGCGTAGCCACCGTTTGGTGGTAACGGCCAGGAAAGTGGgatggaatgggtggagaaaagccTGAGAAGTTGATCTCAGATACGCCCTGGTGGAGAGGTGTGGCAACTACAACTATGTCGTACATGGAATGGGCAGCACCAGACTCACCAACGTAGTTCACCTCATAGAAATTCGTGACTGAACCTGAAAGGGCAACCAaaaaaatttataatttataaatatgacCATACAGTGGAGACAAACTTTACCGTTCAAaagatttaaacttttttttaagtctcttatgctcaccagtGCTGaattcatttgatcaaaaatacagtagcagaagtaaaactgtgaaatattattacaatatgtttcaaaatgtaatttattccagtgatgcaaagctgaattttcagcttcACTCACATGATCCTTGATGATGATtggctgctcaagaaacatttttaatttaggattctttgatgaatagaattgAAAAGAACAGCAATTAtttgaattatatatattatttgcaaTTATATATAGCATCAATTTTGGTCAGCTTCaagcatccttgctaaataaaaatgttattattattttttttaatcttactgAGCCGAAATGGTAGAgtacataatataaaataatattaactatATGTTCATAGTGGACTGTACCAGTTTTGGATGGTCTTGTCTTTATGGAGATGGTAGTCACACGAGCTGGAACAAGTTCGGCTTTGCTGTGATACAAAAGCCCGGAACAAACCAACTTATTCCCTCCATCCACTGCCCACAAACCTGACTCGGCTCCTGCTAGAGCAACAGCACCTACAAAAGAAATATGCCATTATTCAGACACTTCTGTATGTATTaaatcagtgtttcccaactGCTTTTGGTGTTAGACAACAAGATTATACAGACATATTAAGTGTTGACCCAACACAACAACAAATGTGGTTTACAACTGactatatataaaaatgcaaaCTTTTGCTTTTACAAAAATACAGCACATTGTCTCTATGGCATTTGAGACAATGACAAATAATAGTGTACATAATAAGGAAAAGgcaaaaagaaattaaatagaagtatttaaagggatagttcactttaaaatgaaaattctgtcatcctttactcaccctcaagttgttttaaacctgtatgaatttctttcttcagctgaacacaaaagaagatattttgaagaatgtcagtaaccaaacagttaactggagccattgacttccatagtagaaaaaaaatatactatGGAAGTTAATggttccagttaactgtttggttcatctttgtaatgtacaaaatctgcttcACTGTCAGCCCGCCccaacgtttctgattggtgccgtGATTTTAAACGGATTCGAAATGGGCTTGGAtgggctctttgccagactagttgcagagcaaatctaaattttccggaagttgtctgggttttcccatGCTAGGATGCCGCCTTACTAGGACAGTGAACAGCTGCACCTAGCACTAACTAAAAACTTTCTGCCACACGCCTTACCTCTACACTATTGCAACTGTAGCGTCTGTAATTTTGACTGGCCCAACCAGATGTCAGTGGGCAGAGTTGGTGTAAATAGCCTTTGCCAACAAGGCAGGCTATTTACACTTAGTATAAACACGTATATATTcacctttaaataataataataataaataataattatgcaaAACCACTGAAGTTATTTTTCACTGGCCTCAATTTTAATGCAGAAATTAAAAGATCTTTTTCATAAAAGAGTTATATTCAAgttattttatgtataaatACCATTCTAGttgtatatttgaataaattaattgaagAAGAGTGTTAGGTTACTGATCTGTttgttattaatgttgaaagGTCACAAACATCCTGTATAGTTTAGACATACCCGCAAATCCATTGATTCGGACACTTTGGCCGTAGTTGACTCGTGTGATGGGTGTGACCATGTCATTGAGAAAGACCTGAGAGAAGCCCTCGGCCATCATGGCCTCCTCCAGCGTCTGATTGACCAGAGTGAGGAAACCGTCTCCGCCCATAGCATGCAGCAGCTTCTCCACGCTGGAGAACGAGTAGCCAAACTGCTGGTACTGATATATCCTACAGAGAGGACAGAAGTGGACAGCAAAAGGACCTTAATGACTGGTAAGAATCATTCTATTTCTCGCTAGATGTATAAAGGCAACATGACAGACAAACCTCATAAACTTGTCCAGTATGCCCTCCACCCACATATTCATTCGAATGAACTGGAATCCATATTTCCACAGCATGCGAAAGAAATTCACAATAAACCAGTCGCTCTCTTCAAAGGTCAGCTCCTTCCCGTCAAATATCGCCAGTTTAGAAGACACATCAGCACGAGGTGACATACCTGATCAAGGAAAATTACATAAGATAGAGCTTTTCTCACTTAACCCCAGGTTATCGTCACTCTAAACCCCCATCTTAACCCCAACCAAAGGAACGTCACACACTCAATTTAAAAGAGGGGTTAGCACCGCTTTTAACCCGGGGTTATGAAACCCTGGTCATGATCAGGGTTAGCACCGCTTTTGCAGTGTGCAATGTGAAATATAAGAGGTTTTACAGCTAGATGCTTAGTAACccaacaaccaatcacatgCCTCATATTTCCGTGCTTTGGACAGTCACAGAAACTGTGCTCATCCAATCAGTAACACCGACACcacaaatatgcaaataaggACATTAACCCAGTGTTTAGGAATGAACAGTGTGTAACAACATCTTGTGAATCCCAAAGATTAACTGTTTAACCAGGGTAAATTATGAGCAGTGTGAAAGCTGAAGCAAGTTAACCCAGAAAACCCCTGTTTACAATGACCCAGATTTAACTATTTCAAGTGTGAAAAGCTCTGAAGTGATACACTTTAGCATTACCGGATTAAACGGAAAGTATCCAGTTGTGCGTTTCTTAGAAGAACATCACAAGGCTTAAAACAGGAAAAGCTTAAGAGGGCAGTGGACACTGACCGAGTCTGTCCATAAAGTACTTCATGTGCAGGTTAAGGGGGTGAATCACGGATCCCCCCGTCTCATAGTCATATCCTCCAATGTTCTCAGTGGCCAGGCGCCCTCCGACAGTCCCCGACTCGAATACCTCGATCTTCACTCCCGGCCCAAACTCTTGTCTCAGGAAAAATGCCGTTGCCGTGCCTCCAATGCCACCCCCAATTATTGCTGCAAAAGAAATGGCCATTTAACCCATCAGATACCACCAAACATTCTCATTTGATACATTTCTAAAGCCTAtaaattaaaggaactgtatgttaaaaatgtatttcaataatcataaaatggccctgatatgtcactagacagtaagaaatcatgttaattttaaatattgatatcactgacaacagtagtccagccaggatagtttaaaagttgttgttgcagccctcaactgatgttgatgttgacatgttgtggtTCGGCCTGAAGCTCCGCTCTCCACCtgtctaccaatcacaaagttggtagtgtttcggcatccgggttgccagatctgctc
The window above is part of the Pseudorasbora parva isolate DD20220531a chromosome 23, ASM2467924v1, whole genome shotgun sequence genome. Proteins encoded here:
- the pcyox1 gene encoding prenylcysteine oxidase 1 isoform X2 translates to MALRHLSVKTLLFFGLCQVGRRGFASAPEVREAPKKIAIIGGGIGGTATAFFLRQEFGPGVKIEVFESGTVGGRLATENIGGYDYETGGSVIHPLNLHMKYFMDRLGMSPRADVSSKLAIFDGKELTFEESDWFIVNFFRMLWKYGFQFIRMNMWVEGILDKFMRIYQYQQFGYSFSSVEKLLHAMGGDGFLTLVNQTLEEAMMAEGFSQVFLNDMVTPITRVNYGQSVRINGFAGAVALAGAESGLWAVDGGNKLVCSGLLYHSKAELVPARVTTISIKTRPSKTGSVTNFYEVNYVGESGAAHSMYDIVVVATPLHQGVSEINFSGFSPPIPSHFPGRYHQTVATLVHGLLNVSFLGTKDKPENFFFSDVLTLDNKASDIKSLSSLDPVKIPKGYSRSPASQSKVWKIFSSEPLSQKHLQQIFLSWDSVSEKRWLAYPSYSPPHRRTPPFILHERLYYLNAVEWAASAMEMSAISARNLALLAHHHWFQQTGKIDQEDLHTRLRGEL
- the pcyox1 gene encoding prenylcysteine oxidase 1 isoform X1, whose translation is MALRHLSVKTLLFFGLCQVGRRGFASAPEVREAPKKIAIIGGGIGGTATAFFLRQEFGPGVKIEVFESGTVGGRLATENIGGYDYETGGSVIHPLNLHMKYFMDRLGMSPRADVSSKLAIFDGKELTFEESDWFIVNFFRMLWKYGFQFIRMNMWVEGILDKFMRIYQYQQFGYSFSSVEKLLHAMGGDGFLTLVNQTLEEAMMAEGFSQVFLNDMVTPITRVNYGQSVRINGFAGAVALAGAESGLWAVDGGNKLVCSGLLYHSKAELVPARVTTISIKTRPSKTGSVTNFYEVNYVGESGAAHSMYDIVVVATPLHQGVSEINFSGFSPPIPSHFPGRYHQTVATLVHGLLNVSFLGTKDKPENFFFSDVLTLDNKASDIKSLSSLDPVKIPKGYSRSPASQSKVWKIFSSEPLSQKHLQQIFLSWDSVSEKRWLAYPSYSPPHRRTPPFILHERLYYLNAVEWAASAMEMSAISARNLALLAHHHWFQQTGKIDQEDLHTRLRGFNMELVHTLQQ
- the pcyox1 gene encoding prenylcysteine oxidase 1 isoform X3 yields the protein MALRHLSVKTLLFFGLCQVGRRGFASAPEVREAPKKIAIIGGGIGGTATAFFLRQEFGPGVKIEVFESGTVGGRLATENIGGYDYETGGSVIHPLNLHMKYFMDRLGMSPRADVSSKLAIFDGKELTFEESDWFIVNFFRMLWKYGFQFIRMNMWVEGILDKFMRIYQYQQFGYSFSSVEKLLHAMGGDGFLTLVNQTLEEAMMAEGFSQVFLNDMVTPITRVNYGQSVRINGFAGAVALAGAESGLWAVDGGNKLVCSGLLYHSKAELVPARVTTISIKTRPSKTGSVTNFYEVNYVGESGAAHSMYDIVVVATPLHQGVSEINFSGFSPPIPSHFPGRYHQTVATLVHGLLNVSFLGTKDKPENFFFSDVLTLDNKASDIKSLSSLDPVKIPKGYSRSPASQSKVWKIFSSEPLSQKHLQQIFLSWDSVSEKRWLAYPSYSPPHRRTPPFILHERLYYLNAVEWAASAMEMSAISARNLALLAHHHWFQQTGKIDQEDLHTRLRE